One window of Siniperca chuatsi isolate FFG_IHB_CAS linkage group LG15, ASM2008510v1, whole genome shotgun sequence genomic DNA carries:
- the LOC122888995 gene encoding interferon alpha-inducible protein 27-like protein 2A isoform X5, with protein sequence METVCKALLTSADKEACKAIVIGAGFSSTGIAAGSIAAKLMAYFAIANGGGVAAGGLVAFLQSAGAAGLSWFANGVVAGAGGTVGWLLSTICNQTETH encoded by the exons GTAAGGCCCTCCTTACAAGCGCAGACAAAGAAGCTT GTAAAGCCATCGTTATAGGCGcag GTTTCTCTTCAACTGGAATAGCAGCAGGCTCCATTGCTGCCAAACTGATGGCATATTTTGCCATTGCTAATGGAGGAGGAGTTGCAGCAGGAGGACTGGTGGCATTCTTGCAGTCAGCTG GTGCAGCTGGTCTGTCATGGTTTGCCAATGGAGTTGTGGCTGGCGCTGGAGGAACAGTGGGATGGCTGCTATCAACCATTTGTAACCAAACTGAAACCCACTAA
- the LOC122888995 gene encoding interferon alpha-inducible protein 27-like protein 2A isoform X3, whose amino-acid sequence MFVFFCVSLTGKALLTSADKEACKAIVIGAGFSSTGIAAGSIAAKLMAYFAIANGGGVAAGGLVAFLQSAGAAGLSWFANGVVAGAGGTVGWLLSTICNQTETH is encoded by the exons atgtttgttttcttttgtgtttcattAACAGGTAAGGCCCTCCTTACAAGCGCAGACAAAGAAGCTT GTAAAGCCATCGTTATAGGCGcag GTTTCTCTTCAACTGGAATAGCAGCAGGCTCCATTGCTGCCAAACTGATGGCATATTTTGCCATTGCTAATGGAGGAGGAGTTGCAGCAGGAGGACTGGTGGCATTCTTGCAGTCAGCTG GTGCAGCTGGTCTGTCATGGTTTGCCAATGGAGTTGTGGCTGGCGCTGGAGGAACAGTGGGATGGCTGCTATCAACCATTTGTAACCAAACTGAAACCCACTAA
- the LOC122888995 gene encoding interferon alpha-inducible protein 27-like protein 2A isoform X4 — METVCKAIVIGAGGAASLVLTPAALAALGFSSTGIAAGSIAAKLMAYFAIANGGGVAAGGLVAFLQSAGAAGLSWFANGVVAGAGGTVGWLLSTICNQTETH; from the exons GTAAAGCCATCGTTATAGGCGcag GAGGTGCTGCGTCTCTGGTCCTGACTCCTGCTGCTCTGGCTGCCCTAGGTTTCTCTTCAACTGGAATAGCAGCAGGCTCCATTGCTGCCAAACTGATGGCATATTTTGCCATTGCTAATGGAGGAGGAGTTGCAGCAGGAGGACTGGTGGCATTCTTGCAGTCAGCTG GTGCAGCTGGTCTGTCATGGTTTGCCAATGGAGTTGTGGCTGGCGCTGGAGGAACAGTGGGATGGCTGCTATCAACCATTTGTAACCAAACTGAAACCCACTAA
- the LOC122888995 gene encoding interferon alpha-inducible protein 27-like protein 2A isoform X2, with translation METVCKALLTSADKEACKAIVIGAGGAASLVLTPAALAALGFSSTGIAAGSIAAKLMAYFAIANGGGVAAGGLVAFLQSAGAAGLSWFANGVVAGAGGTVGWLLSTICNQTETH, from the exons GTAAGGCCCTCCTTACAAGCGCAGACAAAGAAGCTT GTAAAGCCATCGTTATAGGCGcag GAGGTGCTGCGTCTCTGGTCCTGACTCCTGCTGCTCTGGCTGCCCTAGGTTTCTCTTCAACTGGAATAGCAGCAGGCTCCATTGCTGCCAAACTGATGGCATATTTTGCCATTGCTAATGGAGGAGGAGTTGCAGCAGGAGGACTGGTGGCATTCTTGCAGTCAGCTG GTGCAGCTGGTCTGTCATGGTTTGCCAATGGAGTTGTGGCTGGCGCTGGAGGAACAGTGGGATGGCTGCTATCAACCATTTGTAACCAAACTGAAACCCACTAA
- the LOC122888995 gene encoding interferon alpha-inducible protein 27-like protein 2A isoform X1, which produces MFVFFCVSLTGKALLTSADKEACKAIVIGAGGAASLVLTPAALAALGFSSTGIAAGSIAAKLMAYFAIANGGGVAAGGLVAFLQSAGAAGLSWFANGVVAGAGGTVGWLLSTICNQTETH; this is translated from the exons atgtttgttttcttttgtgtttcattAACAGGTAAGGCCCTCCTTACAAGCGCAGACAAAGAAGCTT GTAAAGCCATCGTTATAGGCGcag GAGGTGCTGCGTCTCTGGTCCTGACTCCTGCTGCTCTGGCTGCCCTAGGTTTCTCTTCAACTGGAATAGCAGCAGGCTCCATTGCTGCCAAACTGATGGCATATTTTGCCATTGCTAATGGAGGAGGAGTTGCAGCAGGAGGACTGGTGGCATTCTTGCAGTCAGCTG GTGCAGCTGGTCTGTCATGGTTTGCCAATGGAGTTGTGGCTGGCGCTGGAGGAACAGTGGGATGGCTGCTATCAACCATTTGTAACCAAACTGAAACCCACTAA